The Anomaloglossus baeobatrachus isolate aAnoBae1 chromosome 5, aAnoBae1.hap1, whole genome shotgun sequence genome includes the window gttctttagcccaaacaagtctcttctgtttgttgcctgtccttagcagtggtttcctagcagctattttaccatgaaggcctgctgcacaaagtctcctcttaacagttgttctagagatgagaaggtgtgtccaaacctttggtctgtactgtgtgtatgtatgtatgtgtgtgtatatatatatatataatatatatatatatatatatatatatatttatttattacacacacataacagtggaaccttggattacgagcataattggttccgggacgtGCTCTTAACCCAagctactcttatatcaaagcaaattttctcataggaaataattaaaacgcagacaattcgttccccaACCCAAacaaaaatatttacagtatttatacaaacttattacagtaatacaaaataatgtactgtattcatataaaattattacagtacactaacacaaaaaactgtacagtaaaaaacaagtaaaattaaactgcacgttagcttacaatagaattgttggtgtgcggaagatatagtacaagcaatgtgctgtactggttagccgaaagagtACAGTACTATATGCACAAAtgcaattgatagaaatgctatatagtatatacagtactgtactgtgtaatggtatactgtatacagtaaacagtacatatggacagaacgtTACCTACAGAGCGGGTCAGAATGCAGTGAAAGGACGGAACCTGAAGTGTGCACGGTGGTAATtttctcttattgcaaagcattgctcttaaaccaagtaacacatttttaaaaagcattgcttgttttgcaaaatgctctcaaaccaagttactcttaaaccaaggttccactgtaatatatatatgtatatataaccccttcacgaccggccaatttttcgctttccgttttttttttttcgccattctttttctgagagacataattttttttatttttcagtcaatatggtcatgtgagggctcattttttgcggaatgagctgtacttttaaatgaaatcatcagttttaccatatagtgtactagaaaacggcaaaaaaattccaaaggcagaaaaattgcaaaaaaagtgcgacagcactatggtttttgagatattttattcactgtgttcagtatatggtaaaaccgatgtgtgggtgtgatgcctcaggtcagtgtgagttcgtagacaccaaacatgtataggtttacttttatataaggggttaaaaaaaattggaagtttgtccgaaaaaagtggcgcatgttttacgccatattccgtgacccgtagcgttctcatttttcgggatctatggctcaatgacggcttatttttttgcgtctcgagctgacgtttttaacggtaccatttttgcgcagatgctacgttttgatcgcctcttattgcattttgcgcaaaagttgtggcgacaaaaaaacatcgttttggcgtttggaatttttttgccgctacgccgtatactgatcagattaattgattttatattttgatagggcgtttctgaacgcggcgataccaaatgtgtgtgtctttttattttttaaccctttaattttcaatggggcgaatggggggtgatttgaacttttaggttttttttttttttaatttttttaaaacttttttttttttttttttttttattttactagtccccctagggggctattgcgatcagcattccgatcgctctgcagtatctgctgatcacagctacaaggctgtaaacagcagatacgctctctttatcttttgctgtgccgctggcacagcgaaagtgaaagcaagtcaggtgtagtacaggagtcatcacatgaccctgtgctaccatgacaactatcgggagtcacgtgatcgcgtcacgtgacttctggtatagggcggtaagtaaatgtttaccgcgatcgcgcttataatggcgctgtcacatattgacagcgccatataaggggttaaacggcacgagcagataacgattctgctcgtgcctagcaggcacacatctcagctgtgaaaatcagctgagatgtgtgccgatcgcagcatgatgctgccggcagaccgcgggcagtaacattgaccgcaaggacgtaattttacggcccgcggtctttAAGGGGataatattatatacatacataagtATGTATGTTGAGTTGCATGGTTCGGCCTGCGGTTAAAGTGATTAAGGTTGGTTAAgttttcaggtcagtacgattattgCGATACCAATTTTATATTGTTTCCTTTATGCTTTGCTAATTTTACAAACTAAAAATATTTTACAAATTAATGTTTTTGCATCGCCATAAACGGTTAAATGGTTTCCATTTtacagttttattttttatttttttttttgtgtaacatATGACTTTCTGATCACTTATATAAACATTTTTGTATGATGGAAAAGCTACATTTTTGGCATTGTTTTATCACACGGTGTCAGGACAACTTTTGATGCTGTTCACAGTCCATCCGATGCTACTTTTAAGTTGCACACTCAAGCTCGGACATTGATCAGCTGTGCTTTTGTTAGTAATCGGGTTTGCAGGacttaatttctgctagtctgtggattattgcttgagtcacatgttggagaagacctatcacagtcgcctccaccttctttaagatggtggagcctggtctccAATGCCGATGATAGTTTTTGCGATCCCGGTTCCTGTGCTTTGATATCCAGTAGCTGGTGAgcgtctgtgtgctgtttggtgtgtttatttcctgccttcctttagtttcctcctaatcacgtattgtctatacctctgtgagtgattgctgtgaggttgcgttttgttttttcccccctgTCTGTTTGTGTGGtattaatcactcctgtcctggccctctcctgggtggagggagttagggggccactagaccagggttgttaaGGAGCTAGGGTAAGTAAGGCGGCCCTAACGTCGCCACTTTCAGGCTTATCCTTTGGATCATGGACAATGAGGGTTCCCCAAGCCTGAGGACCAGTTTAGGCTCCACTGTTCCTAGTGATCCCGTGACACGTTTTAgcaattttttttactttgttcGTCATACGGAAAAAATGACGTGACAGTCATTCCGGACGTAGCAatatcaattaccgtatttttcgctttataagacacacctgattataagacgcacacccaaatttggtgaaggaaaagagaattatttttttttttaatgttaaatggggtccatcttataatgccagtgtccgtctaacaaatcatatagggtatatgtccctcatagccccccatcctaaaattagcccccttaatctggatatggcccccttatattgaatataacccccttgtgctggcacacgttcccctgtgctgcctatggccccctatggattgcacacgttccctgtgctgcctatggtcccctatgtagTGCACACatgcccctgtgctgcctatagccccctatggattgcacacgttcctctgtgttagatatcgcccccatgctgctgcccatagtaaaataaaacactctttccttacctcctccagcgctgatctccctcctgtctccctccgtgcttctgttcctccacttcctggttcttggtgtcggtcatgtgatcggcacagcagagtgatatcatctctgcttgcctgatcacagtggaagcagggacaccggggagaaacgctggaggaggtaagtaaagcttttttattttaggatgagcagcagcatgggggccatatctaacacagggggggcatgtgccatcacagtggggcgcaggctcatataacatgcaccgctgccccagtccgtcactgcggtgcggtttcagcacagcggggatggacagcggctgtgcatattatatgagcgggagcaggagatctaacgctgccgcccgcagcggtcacctgcccccagcagcgctccagagctgcccccacctcccctggaccctgcagtgtatgtgtatatatatatatatatatatatatatatatatatatatatatatatatatatatatatatgtgtatatgtgtgtgtgtgtatatatgtatatatgtgtatgtatatatatatatatatatatatatatatatatgtgtatgtatatatatatatatatgtatatatgtgtgtatgtatatatatatatatatatatgtatgtatgtatgtatgtatgtgtatatatatatatatatatatatatatatatatatatatatatattacatatacaccccccagtatattcggcttataagacgcaccccctactttcccccaaaatttgggggaacaaaagtgtgtcttataaagcgaaaaatacggtatgtgtaaaTATATTTTGTTCATTTTTGTGTTTAACTCAGAAGCTGCGTTTTTAGTGGCAAAACAGGTTTTCAGATTGTGTACGCATGTTTTTATTTGTTTAAAACGTATTTatctttttttattactatttttcacTTTAATTTTTTCACTCCGTCCCACTGTTGtagatgaatatttttttttaatttgatcgTTGGTCTCATGCATTGCAGTGCCTCAGACCTGTTAGTTTGTCACTGACTCTGCTTTTTAGACTCTACATATAGCTGGGTCTAACAGGCCATTGTACGCTGGTGTCCTCAGATGACCTCGGGGTGCGATGGAGCAAGGTGACGCCTATTGGATACAGCTGTCACACACTGGCTGTTTTGCTCACTGAGTGGCGCTATACACTTAATCCTCAGCAACATGAAAAAGTGGCACTGACGATTAAGGCCTCTAACGGCTTCCATGAAAAATCGTATCAGCTATCAATAAAGGGTTAATATCATAATCTATTAGTTCTTGCCTTGATGTCTGCAGTTTGTACCACTTTTCTTCATCAACTAGTAATTGAATTTTAATACAATGTGTTTCAAAGGACAGCATTTCTGGgaaaaaacatatatttttttcttgTCAGGTGACTGTGCATCAGAGGGATATCTGCCATTTACTAATTTTGAAGCAGCGGATTATGATATCACGTCATATATATATGAAGATCTTGACATGATTCAAGATATATCGCCAGCCCTTCACAACAAAAATCTATCAATTCCTTATCAACAGGACTTATCATCCAATTTATTACAGAATGTTAAGCAAAACGAAACTATCAAAAGGGATGCTGAACATCAAATAGTTTATACAGGGGAGaaatcatgttcagaatgtgggaaatgttttactcataaATCAAGTCTTACTGTACATcagagagttcacacaggggagaagccatttccatgttcagaatgtgggagatgttttagtaTCAAAGGAGATCTCAACAAACataaaagaactcacacaggggagaagccattttcatgttcagaatgtgggacatGTTTTACTCGGAAATCAAGTCTTATtgtacatcaaagaattcacacaggggagaagccattttcatgtcacgAGTGTGAGAAACATTTTACTTACAAAAGAGATCTCGGTAGACATAAAtgcactcacacaggggagaaacaatTTTCACATTTAAAATATAGAAAATCGTTTAGCATTAAATCAAAACTTATTGATCATCAAATAGTCCACACAGGGTAGAAGCCATTTTCATGGCgaaaatgtgggaaatattttaccaaGAATTCATATCTTGCTGTAAATAATCCATTTTCATGATGGGAGGCTGTCTGCTTTCTATTGGGGCTGTCTTTTTTTTGTTTTCGGGGTTTCTGCTTTTTAAATGAAGTGTCCTACTGTATTCTTAAACTTTTTAGCTGcattgacacttcattattgaatcacAAGTAGAGCTTATACTCCAAAATGGCAGAAAATTCCTGCAAGGGCTTAttctcggggtaggtcttatttttgtaaAAACACGATAGCTTGGAAATTTAGGATATTATTTCTGTTATATGTCAACTGGGTATTACCAGAGATTTCTTTCTGGTAGTATGCACATCTTCCCCTAAATGCGATTGAGAATCTCAAGTAGGCAGTATTATGCAGGGGGAAAAAAAAGCATACACCATCCTCTCTTCACTGATGTGTGCAGCTAAAATGTAGAAGTACAGCAGCATTACGTAGCATTATAAACACATCTAGATCTCATCTTACAGCAGTCGGTGTGGGGTGAGGAACAGAACTGATAGCAATATGAGATaagatctggaagtgtttgtaatgatataTAATTCTGTTGTGCTGTATCTCTACACAATAGCTGCAAAGATCAGTGAGTAGAGGAGGGCATGTTCTTTTTTTACTCTCATGTGTTCTCAACCTCATGCAGTGGAAGATACACTAGagagcaaaattagagaacaacacccaatttcctaaatgttaaagtcattgtgtcgtcctatgtgattatgtgCACATCGGGCGTTGCCTCAAAACCTGAACTAGCAGAGTTGATCCAGCCCAGGATGAACCTTTTttctgctgctcaccagtgcaaaaggcacaTGTCCAACACCAAACACTTTACTGCGTCACACTACACATCTGAGAACTCATACAGGGTACAAATCATTTTCGTGACCAAAATGTGGGGATTGTTGCTCCTGTAAATCAACTCTTCTAAAGAATCCAAGAAtacacacagaggagaagccaCTTTGATCTTGAGAATGGGAAAATGTTTAACAAAGAAATTACATTTTCTTTAAAGGCAGCTAAAttacatatatattataaaattattttattaaagAATTGCTCATAAACAATTTCAGTGTGTTAAGTTATATTTTCTGTGCaaatcctaaagcttaacatgaacaaaactgaattcattatctttcctcctctcttaacccctccaacaagcctattaatctaagttgatggctgctcactctccccagtctcacaagcttgttaccATGGAGTAACCCTCGTCTCTGCTCTATCGTTCAAGCCACacctccaagccctcttcacctcctgccaactacaactcaaaaatatatcttccgggacttccgggaggcggagctaaGAGGTAGCTacttttatcatgagctcctgcagcagcctaggccaaaaacgttatc containing:
- the LOC142310584 gene encoding uncharacterized protein LOC142310584, whose protein sequence is MAPLPLSSKRTTPERCPRPLLPQDCKQEDPDVPQDPQGEDLPHINTTETYVRGDEWSKEEIPTDNHPGDCASEGYLPFTNFEAADYDITSYIYEDLDMIQDISPALHNKNLSIPYQQDLSSNLLQNVKQNETIKRDAEHQIVYTGEKSCSECGKCFTHKSSLTVHQRVHTGEKPFPCSECGRCFSIKGDLNKHKRTHTGEKPFSCSECGTCFTRKSSLIVHQRIHTGEKPFSCHECEKHFTYKRDLGRHKCTHTGEKQFSHLKYRKSFSIKSKLIDHQIVHTG